From uncultured Pseudodesulfovibrio sp.:
AACCGCTCAATCTGACTTTCCATGCCGATGACATCTTCAACAGGCAAAACAAACGCTATACCTGTCCCCGGCTCATGAAACTGTCCCGTAGTTTCAATGGCTTTCAGCACAGGTTTAACCGTGTGCTCCTCCAACAGAAATAGAACGATGTCAGTCTGATCCTCAAGCGTCAGGCCAAAAAAGGTGTGCGCTTCTCGCATACCTGTACCGCGAGCGGTGATAATGGTCGCACCAGTGGCTCCAACTTCCTTTGCAGCATCAACAATGGAATCCGTTATATGCGTCTTGACCGATGCGAGGATAAGTTTGAATTTCATAGGTTTCTCCTATCTTTCTTCGACTTTCGACGAGCCGCCCAATCAGTGTACTGGGCATACCCCATGACGGTTATTATCGGGAACAGACTGGCAAACGCAATAAGACCGAATCCATCCAAAGCCGGATTTCTCCCAGGAACAGACTCCGCCAAACCAAGTCCCAAAGCAGCAACTAACGGTACTGTGACAGTAGAAGTTGTTACCCCGCCAGAGTCGTACGCCAAGGCTATCATTTTTTTGGGCGTCACAAATGTTTGCAAAATCACTATGACATACCCTGCTAAAATATACACATATAGAGGCGTGCCGGTCACTATGCGAAAGGTCCCCAAAGCTATTCCTACCGCAACCCCTATAGCAACAGTGATACGCAAGCCCCACTGGCTTATTACGCCACCCGAAACTTCACTTGCCTTAATGGCTACAGCCAACAAAGAAGGCTCGGCAATAGTGGTTGAAAATCCGATCATTGCTGCAAAAACATACACCCAACCATATGAAGACCAACAAGTCATGGATGTAATGTCACCATCAACGGCCGTGAATGCGGGACATGAGAGTTGAAAAGCCATAATCTTTCCCACAGGGAAAAGAGCCTTATCGAGTCCGATGAGAAACAACGTGAGACCAAGTACGACATACACTCCTCCGACGACAAGACGACGAAGATGAGGGATGGGTTGCCGCAAAACAAAAAGCTGAAAGAACACGATCAAAATCACTATCGGAAGAATATCCCGAAAAGTTGCAAGAAAAGTTGCTGAAAATTCGATCAAAATATTCATATTTTCTCACTCAGCCAAAAACAAATAAACCGTAACCCATAACAAAAATCATGGGGAGCAATGATGCAAAAGCAATAAGGCCAAAACCGTCAAGTAACGGGCTGCGTCCTTTGATTATCGAGGCAAGCCCAACTCCTAGGGCAGCCACCAATGGAACAGTCACGGTTGAAGTGGTAACACCACCGGCATCATACGCGATACCAACTATTTCTTTAGGAGCAACAAGGGTCATCAACATAACAATAACATAGCCCCCAATGATCAAATAATGAACAGGCCAACCACGAAGAATCCGTAACACACCAATAAGAATGGCCACGCCCACGGAAAAAGCGACGGAAAGCCTCAGGCCCATGGCGTACCGGTTCATGGACGATTCATTTGCTGCTATGAGATCACCCTGCGCCGCAATACTTGCTGCTTCAGCAGAAACCGCTATAAGAGCCGGTTCAGCAACAGTTGTCGAAAACCCAAGAGCAAAAGCAAAAGTCAGAAGCCAAAACAAGCTCCCTTTTCGAGCCAAGGCATGGGCCATGTTTTCACCGACAGGAAACAGCCCCATCTCCAGTCCCTGAATGAAAAGCGTCAAACCAATAACAACAAGCAGCCCACCAAAAATCACACTCCCTAGATCCGGCAATGACTGCTTAAGAACCACGATTTGAAAAAAAGCGATAACCAAAATGATCGGCAACAAGTCTTTGAAAGAACTCCATAGCTTTTTCCGCACGCTACGAAAGACAATGCCCAGCCGAGATGACATATGCTGTACTTTCATAATCTTATTTGCTTCCTTTTTCTGCGGACGAAAACTGTAAGTAAAGATTTTTGCCAAACTGTAATCATTACAAAGTCTGTTCCACAATTGGCTTTGTGTCCACATCAATTCAACACGCTCACAAGGAATTACATAACAATCTAAAATAATTGAAACTACAAATAAAAGCCCATAAATATTAAATCTCATTGCTATCGATAAATCACACGCCTCTCTCATTCATATGGGTCATTATCTCCCGACAAGACACTCTCAATCATCGAATAAAACCATTATGACTCTATAAAAATCAACAAAGGGATGTTTTACCCCGGCGGAACAAAATGTATCAACGAAAAATAAAAAACCGCCCGGTTCAGCATGAAGCCAAACCGGGCGGTTGTTATTCATTTTCTACCAGAGGCTAGTGACCGCCACCGGAAACAATCCCGTACAAGCTTTCACCTGCAGCGATGGCAAAGTTGAACATCGGTGCCGGAATGATACCAATGATCAAAACGGCTGCTGCCAACATGCCTGCACCAGCTGAAGCAAACCAGCTATTATCTGGTGCCGGGACATCACCGGGAACCGTCTCTTCTGTAAAGGCGTGGCGGAACAGACTCAGATAATAGTAGATGGCAATGGCTGAATTCAACACCAAAGTGATGACCAACCAGTTATATCCATGATCCCATGCTGAAGTGATAAGGAAGAACTTGCCCATAAAGCCCATGGTCGGCGGCAAGCCAACAAGAGCAAAAGCGCCGACCGCAAGTGAGAATGCGAGTACCGGTGCTTTCTTATACAGACCGTTCAAATCACTCAACTTCAAATTGCGTCCATCAACGGCTACACGACTAACGATCCAGAACACCAACAGGTTCATGACCAGATAGGCCAAGCCATAGAATGCGGCTGCACCAACACCCTCAGGAGTGCCACTGACCAAACCGACCATTATGTACCCAGCGTGTGCCACAGACGAGAATCCAAGCAAACGCTTGAGATCTGTCTGAGCCAGTGCGGACAGATTACCCCACGTCATGGATAAAGCACCAAGAATCGCAATAATCGTGGTAATCTCCAGACCGGGCTTGAGCAGCACGGCAAGACGACACAAAACGACAATGGCACCCATCTTGGGCATGGTAGCCACAAATGCAGCAGTCTCGTTACTCGCTCCCTGATAAACATCTGGGCACCAGAAGTGGAACGGGAACAAAGCCAATTTAAAGAACATACCGGTCAGGAACAAAGTCAGACCAACAACGGCCATGGGCTGATCGGCAAACGACCAGGATTTGTTCATGAGTTCAGCGATGTACGTAGTATGCTGAGAAGCCATGATGTAAGACAAGCCATACAGAGCCAATGCCGTGGCTACGGCACCAAACATGATGTACTTGATACCCGCTTCAGCCGCACCCTTTGATTTGGCGCGTAACGGGATGATTGCATACATGGAATAAGAAGCCAGCTCCAAAGCCAGATAGATGGTAATCAGCTCCACGGAGGAAGCGAGCATCATCAGTCCGAGGGTGGAGAAGCCAAGCAACATATAGTAATCAGCCCGTTTCCCTTCAACAAGCGTTGGCTGACGTGATGCGTTAAGTACAGTCACGTAAAAGCCAAACGCAATAGCGATCTTGAAGAACTGGGACATCAAATCAACTTTGTATACATCCCAGAACATGGTTCCGTGAAGGCCAAAGCCAGTAATGGCTACAAAGAAGGCAAGTCCCGCACCAAAGGGGATCCATTTTTCAACCGGAGGTTTCCACTCCCTGTTGCCGAGAGACTGGACCAAAAGGACCAGAACAAGACAAAAGAAGAACAGTTCCGGGACAAGCGCAGTGAGATGGAAGTTCACGTCTCAATCCCCCTATTTCTTGCCCGCAAGGACGTTCAAAACGTCAGCGGCAGCAGTTTGCAACGGTTGTTCAGTTTCGATGGAAGCGACCTTTCGCTTATCGAAATCACCCAACAACTTGTCAATTGAAGGATTGATGATCTTGTAAAACGGTGCAGGAGCCAAACCGATCCAGAGTACGAATACGGCAGGAATGGTCAACATGATCCATTCGCGAGCATTAAGATCACGCCATGTTTTGGCGGAACTAGGTCTGCCCCAAGCCATCTTCAAACTCACACGGAACATGTAAGCTGCGGCCAATAATGCACCAGGAATACACAAGAAACCGATTATAACGGACGACTTGAATGCACCAGTCAACACCAACATTTCCCCGACAAACCCGTTGGTTCCCGGGAAGCCGAATGATGCCAGAGCCATAAAGCCCCAGAAGAACATGAAGGCTGGCAAATATTTGCCAAGGCCCAAGTTGTCCTTGATGTCACGACTATGACTGCGTTCATAAACGGTACCAATCAACATAAAGAGTGCGCCTGTAACGATACCATGGTTCAGCATCTGGAAGAGCGCACCTTGGACACCCTGTTGATTAAACAGGAATATGCCCAAAGTAACAAAGCCCATATGGCCTACCGAAGAGTAGGCAACAAGCTTTTTAATGTCAGTTTGTCCCAGCGCGATAGCCCCGCCATACAAAATGGACACGATGGAAATCGCGATCATCATGGGAGCGAAGTACTCACTGGCGGCTGGAGTCAGCGGCAGACAGAAACGCAGGAAACCATAAGTTCCCATCTTCAGCAGGACAGCCGCCAGTATGACGGAACCAGCAGAAGGCGCCTGAACATGCGCTGCGGGCAGCCATGTATGGAACGGGAACATGGGGACCTTGATGGCGAAGGCCAAAGCCATTGCCAAGAAAGCCCAGAACTGAAAGCGGAAGCTAAAGTTCATATTCATGAGTTCCGGGATAGAAAAGGTACCACCCGTAATCCTGAATGCAACGATAGCTGCCAGGAGCAGAGTAGAACCTGCCAACGTATACAGGAAGAACTTAAGCGATGCGTATCGACGATCATCGCCACCCCAAACTGCAATAAGCAGGTACATGGGGATAAGCATGGCTTCCCAGAACACGTAGAAGAGGACCAGATCCAAGGCGCAGAAAACGCCGAGGACCGCAGAGGTCATGAACAGCAAACAGAAGTGGAATTCCTTCTCCCGTTTGCCGATGTAGGTCCAAGAACACATGACACATAGCGGCAGGACCGCGATAGTCAACAGGACCATGAGTATGCTGATTCCATCTATGCCGAGGTAGTACTGAAGTCCCCATTTGTGGACCCAGTCGATTTTCTCGACGAACTGGAATTCAGCGTTCATTGTAAAGCCGGTCAAAGGTATGGCCAGCAGACACTCTATAATGGACGCTACCATAGTATAGTAGCGTACCACCTGCGGCGACCGCAGGAAGAAGAGTCCGCACGCCGCGACCAGCGGGAATGCTATCAGTATCGTAAGAACCGGATATCCGAAGTCCAAAACTAGCTCTCCTTAGATTGTCCGGCTTAGCCGAAGTACCAAACCAGGGCGAAGATGCCCAAGCCGAGAACGGCGGCCAATGCCAGGTAATCCTGCAGATTGGCAGTCTGGACTTTCGCCCCTGCCCTGCCGATGTTCCTCACAGTGTAAGCACCACCGTCCACCACTGTATCGATGCCCTTCTTGTCAAACCAAGAAGTACCATCCCCCATACCGATGAGCGAACGCAAACCAATGGTATTATAAACCTCGGTCCAAACGTCATCCACCTTCGAAATCGGCCAACAAACAACACGCATGAGCGTAGTGCCGATGAAACGATAGAAGATATCGAAGTCCAGATTGAGCTTCGCATGCGGAGTAATGATCTCGCGGGTCAAGTAGAAGGCCAAGCCGGAGAAACCGAGCAACAGACCAGAGTTGATGACCTTGTCGAGATGCCAGGGCTCAAATGCATGTTCTACCGGGAAAGGCAGATATTGATACAACATATGAGGGTAGACACCTTGGGCGATGCAAAGCAGGCCGCAAATTGCCATACCGACGTACATGTTGACTGGCAGTGGCTTGACTTCGCCGACATATTCTTTTTTACCGCCCCAGAACGCAAAGTACGGGAGCTTGATACCGACAGAGATAAACGTACCCACTGCGGCAATCTCCATTCCGAGAGCCAAAATCGTGCGATGGGCTTCAGCCGCACCGGCGATAGTCATGGTTTTCGAAATAAAGCCGTTGAAAAGGGGCATACCGGAGATGGACAGGGCTGCGATCATATACAAAACCATAACCCAGGGCAGTTTGTAAGCAAGCCCACCCAGTTTATCCAGCTTGGCAGTACCGACCGAATAGAGAATCGCGCCGGTTCCCATGAACAGAAGGCCCTTATAAAGGATATGGGCATAAGCATGAGCCACTGCGCCGTTGAGCGTCATGGCCGTACCAATGCCGATACCCGCCACCATGTAACCCACCTGGGATACAATGTGGTAGGACAGAATCCGTCGAGCATTATTTTCAATACACGCGTACAAAACACCAAAAACAGCCATACAGGTACCTGCGATAGCAAGGACTTCCCATCCTGCATAGCCGCGTGCCAGCACATAGACTGCCGTCTTGGTGGTAAAGGCGCACATGTACACAGCACCCGCAACGGATGCGCGAGGGTATGCGTCAGGCAACCAAGCATGCAAAGGCACGACTGCAGCGTTGACACAAAAGCCGATCAGGATCAGCCAATCATACAGTTGGGCCCCGGAGGGATCCACTGCATTGAAAGCAAAGCTCCCTGTGGCCTTGTACTTGAGCAGCAATCCGCCGAGCAGGAACAGGCCGCCAACGGTATGGTACAAGAAGTACCTGAAACCGGCACCAACAGACTCTTCAGTCCGGGCCTGCCAGATCAGGAACGTGGAACCGATGGACATAAGTTCCCAAAACAGGAAGACCGTCAGCAAGTCGCCTGCAAACACGCAGCCGAAGCCACCTGCCACATAAAGCGAACCGCAAACGTAATGCCCCCTGTCCTCGACGTGCATGCCATAGATGGCACCGATGAACGCGATAACCGAGAAAACCTGGCCGAAAACGATGGACAACTTGTCCACACGCCCCAGTACCAGAGCTTGATCAAGATATTCCAACGCACCATACGTACCCGGTTCCACCGTGAAGATGGAATAGAGCGCGATAAGCGGTGCAAGTAATGCCAATGTGCCGCGAAACGCCTTGTTCATCCAAAGCGCTTTGGGGACAAAGGGCACAACAATAACCAATGCAAGGAAGGCCATGGAGGGATGGATGAACATACTAGTCTCCATAATAGTCCTCCTTCCTGGCTATAAACGGCTGAACCACTTTCTTCATAATGATAACCATGGCCAGCCCCACGATAAGACCGAATCCGGCAAAGAACCCGGGGTACTTATCGAGACCAAAGTGCGGGTGATGTGTGACAAACGGAACATTGAGCACCAAAAGCACTCCCAGCGTCACGAAGAATATAATTCTCCACGCTTTCCAGTTGTCTCTCCATTTGGCGAGTAATCCGCCCAAACCTTTTTGACTCATATCATTCCCCCTAGAACTTGCCGAGAACGTTGACGAAGTTCAGGAATGTCTGCGGATACAGACCCAAGAACACCGAGATGAATGCCGTGATCATTAACGGCACGACCATGGTCATGGACGGCTCGTTGTATTGCCCGATATTGGCCTCCGGTTTGGGAGCCTTGAAAAAGGCACGATACAAAATGGGCACGAAGTAACCGGCGTTCAATGCCGTACTGAGAAGCAGTGCGACGAGCAGCGGCCACTGGTGCGCATCAAGCGTACCGTTGATCAAGTACCATTTGGAGACAAACCCGCAAGCGGGCGGCATACCGATCATTGACAGGGAGGCTATACCAAAAGCACCAAAGGTGAGCGGCATTCTGCGTCCCAAACCATCCATGAGGCTGATCTTCTTCAGGTGGCAGGCGACATAAATGGCACCTGCAGCCATAAAGAGTGTGATCTTGGAAAAGGCGTGGTGGGCGATGTGCATGACACCACCTTGTACCGCCGTATCCACCAGCATGGTTACACCAACAACGACATAAGAGAGCTGGGCTACCGTTGAGTAAGCCAGTCGCGCTTTAATATCATCCTTGGTCAAGGCGATGAACGAAGCCACCGTCAAAGTAAAGGCCGCAATATAGGCCGTTCCCAATCCGATGCTCAGATCACCAAGCCAGGTACCGGGTGCGCCAACATAAATCTGACTCATTGTCAGCATGGCAGCGGTCTTGGTCCCGAAGGCCGAGAGCACGATACGGCAGACACAGAAGACACCGGCTTTAACAACGGCCACAGCATGCAGCAAAGCCGAAACCGGAGTCGGCGCGACCATTGCTGAAGGGAGCCAGTTGTGGAACGGCATGAGAGCCGCCTTACCGATACCAAAGATGAACAACCAGTACGTGAGGGCCACCAGTCTGGGATGTTCGGCAATAACTTCAGCGGAGAACATACCGTTCTGGATGTCACCCAAATTGAAGTCCAAATTGCCGACCAATACGTAGGTAAGCACCATTGCGGGCAGGAGGAAGAGCTTGGAAGTACCCATCAAGTAGACAATGTACTTGCGAGCGCCAATCTTGGCAGCTTGATCCTCATGATGATAAACAAGCGGATACGTGAATACGGTGATCACTTCATAAAAGAGATACAATGTAAACACGTTGGCAGAAAGAGCCACACCGACGGCGCCAAAAATAGCCACCGCAAAACAGATGTAATATCTGGTCTGTGCGTGCTCGTTCAATCCCCGCATGTAACCGATGTTATAACTGGTTACAAAGAACCAGAGAAACGGCGCGATCAGAGCAAAGACCATGCTCAGCCCGTCGGCCGCAAATGCTATTGATATTCCGGGCATGATGGTGGTGACTTTGTAGTACAGCACCTCACCGCCCAGTACCCTCGGAGCCATACAAAGCACCGAACCGAACGTCAAAAACGCGCCGATGAAGCTCATGGCCTCGCGTCTGTTTTCATCCCCTCGTCCGAGGTAGATAAAAAGCGGCACAAGGAGAGTGATCACCACCGGCAGAAGAATTTGACTATATGTAGTTACGCCTTCCATCATAGTTATTCCTTCAATGTAGTGATGTCACTGATTCTGGCGGATTTGAATCGCCGTGCAACGACCACGATGATTGCAAGGACCAGTGTAGCCTCAGCTGCGGCAAGTCCCATGACAAACAAGGTGCCGAGTTGTCCAAGAACTGCACTGAATTCAGTCAACTGAGCCGCTGCCACCATGGACAGTCCTGCACCGTTGAGCATGAGTTCCACCGAGATCAACATACCGACGAGACTCCTGCGTTGCGTCAAACCAAAAAGGCCTGCACACAGAAGCATCAACGCGACAATTTGATAAAGGGTCAGAGCACTCATTTATTTCTTCCCCCTTTTTTCCCATGTCAGAAGCACTGCTCCGGACATTGCCACCATGAGGATGACCGAGATCAACTCAAAGGGCAGGAAGTAGGAACCGAGCAATCCCTGACCGAGTTCCTTGATGGTTACTTCAACGGGAACCGCTACAGAGTCGACAGGCTTGGTCATAACCAGCCAGCCTAAAATGGCAGCAGGTGACAAGGTTGCCGCCAATCCGTAGACATACGTCTTCATGGAGGCATATCCGCTTTCGTCACCGCCCTTTTCCGCTCGAGTCAACATGACTGCGAAGAAAATCAGGACACTGACTGCACCTACATAGATAAGAAGTTGCATAAAAGCCATAAAAGGCGTCGCCAAGAGTAGATACATCCCAGCCACACCGATCAAGGTGGTGATAAGTCCCACCAAGGCGCGAACCAGACTACTACTCGTGACGGCGACAATGGCCCCGCCCAAAATGATGAGCGTGTACACGCAAAATGCTACTTTTGCCATGACTTCCATATTACGCCTCCTTCTCTGCCGCGGCCGGTTTGGCCTCGGTTTTGGGAGCCGGTGCGGACAATTCCGTGGCCTGCTCCTTGAGCCTGGCGAGAAGATCAATGTTCATCTCTTTCCGTGAAGTCGCCACCCAATACATATTATTAGAGAACTTCAACGACTTGGCCGGACAGTTATCAATACATGTGCCGCACAGCGAACACAGCGTATAGTCGTAGGTGAATTTCAACGGATTCTTAGGAGCTTTAGGTTTGACAACCTTCTCTCCAGCTTCCTTGGCAGCAGCCATGGCCGCTTCCTGCTCAGGCGTAGGCTTGGGAGCCTTCTGCTTGACGACTTTCAAGCACTTACTCGGGCAGTTGGTCACACACATCATGCAGGAAATGCACTTGGGCATGGCCGGATCCTTGGGCTTACCTATCAATTCGATATGCCCGCCGTATGTATTCAGATTCTCATCGTCAATGACCTGCCGGGGATAGTGGACAGTGATCAAGGGCTTGCAAAAATACTTACCCGTAATCTTGAGTCCAACGATCAAACTCCAGCAGTCGAGAATCGGCTGTATTACTTTTTCTCTGAATTTACCCATATCTACACCCCTACAACTTGATGATCAGCGCGGTGGCCAACAGGTT
This genomic window contains:
- a CDS encoding P-II family nitrogen regulator: MKFKLILASVKTHITDSIVDAAKEVGATGATIITARGTGMREAHTFFGLTLEDQTDIVLFLLEEHTVKPVLKAIETTGQFHEPGTGIAFVLPVEDVIGMESQIERFKEKVRDSYF
- a CDS encoding DUF1538 domain-containing protein produces the protein MNILIEFSATFLATFRDILPIVILIVFFQLFVLRQPIPHLRRLVVGGVYVVLGLTLFLIGLDKALFPVGKIMAFQLSCPAFTAVDGDITSMTCWSSYGWVYVFAAMIGFSTTIAEPSLLAVAIKASEVSGGVISQWGLRITVAIGVAVGIALGTFRIVTGTPLYVYILAGYVIVILQTFVTPKKMIALAYDSGGVTTSTVTVPLVAALGLGLAESVPGRNPALDGFGLIAFASLFPIITVMGYAQYTDWAARRKSKKDRRNL
- a CDS encoding DUF1538 domain-containing protein; the protein is MRFNIYGLLFVVSIILDCYVIPCERVELMWTQSQLWNRLCNDYSLAKIFTYSFRPQKKEANKIMKVQHMSSRLGIVFRSVRKKLWSSFKDLLPIILVIAFFQIVVLKQSLPDLGSVIFGGLLVVIGLTLFIQGLEMGLFPVGENMAHALARKGSLFWLLTFAFALGFSTTVAEPALIAVSAEAASIAAQGDLIAANESSMNRYAMGLRLSVAFSVGVAILIGVLRILRGWPVHYLIIGGYVIVMLMTLVAPKEIVGIAYDAGGVTTSTVTVPLVAALGVGLASIIKGRSPLLDGFGLIAFASLLPMIFVMGYGLFVFG
- a CDS encoding NADH-quinone oxidoreductase subunit N, with product MNFHLTALVPELFFFCLVLVLLVQSLGNREWKPPVEKWIPFGAGLAFFVAITGFGLHGTMFWDVYKVDLMSQFFKIAIAFGFYVTVLNASRQPTLVEGKRADYYMLLGFSTLGLMMLASSVELITIYLALELASYSMYAIIPLRAKSKGAAEAGIKYIMFGAVATALALYGLSYIMASQHTTYIAELMNKSWSFADQPMAVVGLTLFLTGMFFKLALFPFHFWCPDVYQGASNETAAFVATMPKMGAIVVLCRLAVLLKPGLEITTIIAILGALSMTWGNLSALAQTDLKRLLGFSSVAHAGYIMVGLVSGTPEGVGAAAFYGLAYLVMNLLVFWIVSRVAVDGRNLKLSDLNGLYKKAPVLAFSLAVGAFALVGLPPTMGFMGKFFLITSAWDHGYNWLVITLVLNSAIAIYYYLSLFRHAFTEETVPGDVPAPDNSWFASAGAGMLAAAVLIIGIIPAPMFNFAIAAGESLYGIVSGGGH
- a CDS encoding NADH-quinone oxidoreductase subunit M — its product is MDFGYPVLTILIAFPLVAACGLFFLRSPQVVRYYTMVASIIECLLAIPLTGFTMNAEFQFVEKIDWVHKWGLQYYLGIDGISILMVLLTIAVLPLCVMCSWTYIGKREKEFHFCLLFMTSAVLGVFCALDLVLFYVFWEAMLIPMYLLIAVWGGDDRRYASLKFFLYTLAGSTLLLAAIVAFRITGGTFSIPELMNMNFSFRFQFWAFLAMALAFAIKVPMFPFHTWLPAAHVQAPSAGSVILAAVLLKMGTYGFLRFCLPLTPAASEYFAPMMIAISIVSILYGGAIALGQTDIKKLVAYSSVGHMGFVTLGIFLFNQQGVQGALFQMLNHGIVTGALFMLIGTVYERSHSRDIKDNLGLGKYLPAFMFFWGFMALASFGFPGTNGFVGEMLVLTGAFKSSVIIGFLCIPGALLAAAYMFRVSLKMAWGRPSSAKTWRDLNAREWIMLTIPAVFVLWIGLAPAPFYKIINPSIDKLLGDFDKRKVASIETEQPLQTAAADVLNVLAGKK
- a CDS encoding Na(+)/H(+) antiporter subunit D, which gives rise to METSMFIHPSMAFLALVIVVPFVPKALWMNKAFRGTLALLAPLIALYSIFTVEPGTYGALEYLDQALVLGRVDKLSIVFGQVFSVIAFIGAIYGMHVEDRGHYVCGSLYVAGGFGCVFAGDLLTVFLFWELMSIGSTFLIWQARTEESVGAGFRYFLYHTVGGLFLLGGLLLKYKATGSFAFNAVDPSGAQLYDWLILIGFCVNAAVVPLHAWLPDAYPRASVAGAVYMCAFTTKTAVYVLARGYAGWEVLAIAGTCMAVFGVLYACIENNARRILSYHIVSQVGYMVAGIGIGTAMTLNGAVAHAYAHILYKGLLFMGTGAILYSVGTAKLDKLGGLAYKLPWVMVLYMIAALSISGMPLFNGFISKTMTIAGAAEAHRTILALGMEIAAVGTFISVGIKLPYFAFWGGKKEYVGEVKPLPVNMYVGMAICGLLCIAQGVYPHMLYQYLPFPVEHAFEPWHLDKVINSGLLLGFSGLAFYLTREIITPHAKLNLDFDIFYRFIGTTLMRVVCWPISKVDDVWTEVYNTIGLRSLIGMGDGTSWFDKKGIDTVVDGGAYTVRNIGRAGAKVQTANLQDYLALAAVLGLGIFALVWYFG
- a CDS encoding monovalent cation/H+ antiporter subunit D family protein — translated: MMEGVTTYSQILLPVVITLLVPLFIYLGRGDENRREAMSFIGAFLTFGSVLCMAPRVLGGEVLYYKVTTIMPGISIAFAADGLSMVFALIAPFLWFFVTSYNIGYMRGLNEHAQTRYYICFAVAIFGAVGVALSANVFTLYLFYEVITVFTYPLVYHHEDQAAKIGARKYIVYLMGTSKLFLLPAMVLTYVLVGNLDFNLGDIQNGMFSAEVIAEHPRLVALTYWLFIFGIGKAALMPFHNWLPSAMVAPTPVSALLHAVAVVKAGVFCVCRIVLSAFGTKTAAMLTMSQIYVGAPGTWLGDLSIGLGTAYIAAFTLTVASFIALTKDDIKARLAYSTVAQLSYVVVGVTMLVDTAVQGGVMHIAHHAFSKITLFMAAGAIYVACHLKKISLMDGLGRRMPLTFGAFGIASLSMIGMPPACGFVSKWYLINGTLDAHQWPLLVALLLSTALNAGYFVPILYRAFFKAPKPEANIGQYNEPSMTMVVPLMITAFISVFLGLYPQTFLNFVNVLGKF
- the nuoK gene encoding NADH-quinone oxidoreductase subunit NuoK, coding for MSALTLYQIVALMLLCAGLFGLTQRRSLVGMLISVELMLNGAGLSMVAAAQLTEFSAVLGQLGTLFVMGLAAAEATLVLAIIVVVARRFKSARISDITTLKE
- a CDS encoding NADH-quinone oxidoreductase subunit J, which produces MEVMAKVAFCVYTLIILGGAIVAVTSSSLVRALVGLITTLIGVAGMYLLLATPFMAFMQLLIYVGAVSVLIFFAVMLTRAEKGGDESGYASMKTYVYGLAATLSPAAILGWLVMTKPVDSVAVPVEVTIKELGQGLLGSYFLPFELISVILMVAMSGAVLLTWEKRGKK
- a CDS encoding 4Fe-4S binding protein — its product is MGKFREKVIQPILDCWSLIVGLKITGKYFCKPLITVHYPRQVIDDENLNTYGGHIELIGKPKDPAMPKCISCMMCVTNCPSKCLKVVKQKAPKPTPEQEAAMAAAKEAGEKVVKPKAPKNPLKFTYDYTLCSLCGTCIDNCPAKSLKFSNNMYWVATSRKEMNIDLLARLKEQATELSAPAPKTEAKPAAAEKEA